In the Verrucomicrobiia bacterium genome, one interval contains:
- a CDS encoding PEGA domain-containing protein, protein MHQHTSKRREVAFRFFIYGVMSVAVIVISLICILLVLGYRFDQVSGRVEQQALLQFRSFPNNAAVFVDGKDARLTTPEKMTISPGHHTVRFTRPGYHDWNKTFTVKSGDLLWLNYARLIPTEITTEAVAHFPKLASTLASPDRRWIALLSDAKKPTLTFADIRNEAEPVVNEMTLPPESYTMPGRAAGSLSFVEWDFGSRFMLAKYTVGTTTEYLRIDRTDPSATINISRQLRIGIDDIHFIGTSGNVLFALSQGTIRKIDLQAGTISRPLVTDADSFILYKEDTIAFTGTRNNQRIVGMYKDGKSEKIIKQFPNDRQPLFVTASNYFYDDYMAIAHGTNVEILKDPYGQSRETKTVASFTFTPGVATLRFSSNGRFVLAQNGGEFTSYDLETSNKAQADMTDLGKPSGPLRWLDDYYVWNDAGGKLHIAEFDGTNQRFINAVAPGYDVTLSENGKRIFSIGRNQTTKQFVLQSAIVVPE, encoded by the coding sequence ATGCACCAACATACTTCCAAGCGACGCGAAGTCGCCTTCCGATTCTTTATTTACGGCGTGATGAGCGTCGCGGTTATTGTTATTTCTTTAATCTGTATTTTACTGGTTCTCGGTTACCGCTTTGATCAAGTCAGCGGCCGGGTGGAGCAACAAGCGCTGCTGCAGTTTCGCAGTTTCCCTAATAATGCCGCCGTGTTTGTTGATGGCAAAGATGCCCGCTTAACTACACCAGAGAAAATGACGATTAGCCCCGGGCACCATACGGTGCGCTTTACGCGGCCAGGCTATCACGATTGGAACAAAACCTTTACCGTAAAATCTGGTGATTTGCTGTGGCTGAATTACGCACGCCTGATACCGACCGAAATTACTACCGAAGCTGTCGCCCACTTTCCAAAGCTTGCTAGCACGCTGGCCTCTCCCGACCGGCGGTGGATTGCTCTGCTTTCCGATGCCAAAAAACCCACCCTTACCTTCGCTGATATCCGTAACGAAGCCGAGCCAGTAGTAAACGAAATGACGTTGCCGCCTGAAAGCTATACCATGCCTGGGCGAGCCGCCGGCAGCCTTAGTTTTGTAGAGTGGGATTTTGGGAGTCGCTTTATGCTGGCGAAATATACGGTGGGTACCACCACTGAATACTTGCGAATTGATCGGACCGATCCAAGCGCCACCATAAATATCAGTCGGCAGTTGCGCATTGGCATTGACGACATACATTTTATCGGTACGAGTGGTAATGTGCTGTTCGCACTCAGCCAAGGTACTATCCGCAAGATTGACCTGCAAGCTGGTACCATTTCACGGCCGCTTGTTACTGATGCTGATTCATTTATTTTATACAAAGAAGATACCATAGCTTTTACCGGCACCCGAAATAATCAACGCATCGTGGGTATGTATAAAGACGGCAAAAGCGAAAAAATCATCAAACAATTCCCGAACGATCGCCAGCCACTTTTTGTCACCGCAAGCAACTACTTTTACGATGACTACATGGCGATAGCCCATGGCACCAACGTAGAAATCTTGAAAGACCCTTATGGCCAGAGCCGAGAAACAAAGACCGTTGCCAGCTTTACTTTTACGCCCGGCGTTGCAACCCTTCGCTTCTCTAGCAACGGACGGTTCGTGCTGGCGCAAAACGGCGGCGAATTCACGAGTTACGATCTTGAAACCAGCAACAAAGCCCAGGCAGACATGACCGATCTTGGAAAACCAAGCGGTCCTTTGCGCTGGCTTGACGATTACTACGTTTGGAATGATGCCGGTGGCAAGCTGCACATTGCCGAGTTTGACGGCACGAATCAGCGGTTTATCAATGCCGTGGCGCCGGGATACGACGTTACTTTAAGTGAGAATGGTAAGCGTATCTTTAGCATTGGGCGCAACCAAACAACAAAGCAGTTTGTACTACAAAGCGCTATAGTTGTTCCAGAATAA
- a CDS encoding NUDIX domain-containing protein, producing MKTILTLDQRTFDPSADIADRENYNLRRAVRAVVRDAEGAVALLHARQRDYYKLPGGGVEGSEELLIALERELLEELGCRAKVERELGQVVEWRDYWRLQQQSFSYTAEVIGEKGQPEFTESEIAEGFEIVWVPNVAAAITMVESVLLSADLPVKFMATRDAAILKAAQAAL from the coding sequence ATGAAAACGATTCTCACGCTTGACCAACGAACCTTCGATCCATCTGCGGATATCGCCGATCGCGAAAACTACAATCTTCGCCGGGCGGTGCGAGCGGTTGTTCGTGACGCTGAGGGCGCGGTGGCGCTGCTTCATGCGCGCCAGCGCGATTATTACAAACTGCCTGGCGGTGGCGTCGAAGGTAGCGAAGAGCTACTGATAGCGCTCGAGCGTGAACTGCTTGAGGAGCTAGGCTGCCGGGCAAAGGTAGAGCGAGAGCTGGGCCAAGTAGTCGAATGGCGTGATTATTGGCGCTTGCAGCAGCAATCGTTTAGCTACACCGCGGAAGTAATTGGTGAAAAGGGTCAGCCAGAATTCACCGAGAGCGAGATTGCCGAAGGTTTTGAAATAGTGTGGGTCCCGAATGTAGCTGCTGCAATTACCATGGTAGAATCTGTGCTGCTAAGCGCCGATCTACCGGTGAAGTTTATGGCAACGCGCGATGCCGCTATTCTTAAGGCAGCCCAAGCAGCCTTGTAA
- a CDS encoding stress-induced protein: MANGTSNRGLGSSKMSPEKKHEIQSKGGKSQGKQNNPANFTNDRKKAKAAGQEGGEK, from the coding sequence ATGGCAAATGGTACCAGCAATCGCGGTTTGGGTTCAAGTAAGATGAGCCCGGAAAAGAAGCACGAAATTCAAAGCAAAGGCGGTAAATCGCAGGGTAAACAAAACAACCCGGCTAACTTTACAAACGATCGCAAGAAGGCCAAGGCCGCTGGCCAAGAGGGTGGAGAGAAATAA
- the gltX gene encoding glutamate--tRNA ligase, translated as MSIRTRFAPSPTGFLHVGNFRTALFAWLVARHANGTFVLRLEDTDQKREVEGSAHHLLKCMHELGMHYDEGPDIGGPFGPYRQSERLAIYKSWAQKLIDSGRAYADPYTAEELQGLKDTAKAEKRAFLYRDHRPKNPPIWDGTTPLRFKSEPKNYTWHDEVMGELSAGAEAVDDFILIKSDGFPTYNFAHIVDDAEMQITHIIRGQEFIASQPNYLNLYEALGLTPPVFATVPHILAATGGKKLSKRDGAKDVLDYLADGITKEALINFIASLGWNDGTEQEVFSEAELIEKFSLDRVQRSGARFDEQRLLWLNGQWIRRLSLDELHSRSISFWPKEANNAPEVYKKQVLALVQDRLKTLADLPLLTRYFFAEPTPDLSLITGNKQLKKLTPEEQKALLQTCLDSLEATDFTPEALQEALNKLLETTGQKPGILFGLLRIVTTWAPFSPGLAETMALLGKERVLERIRNFMTA; from the coding sequence ATGTCAATACGTACTCGTTTTGCCCCCAGTCCGACCGGATTCTTGCATGTTGGCAACTTCCGTACTGCTCTTTTTGCCTGGCTCGTCGCACGCCACGCAAATGGCACTTTTGTTTTGCGGCTTGAAGACACTGATCAAAAAAGAGAAGTCGAAGGCTCAGCGCACCACCTCTTGAAATGCATGCACGAGCTTGGCATGCACTACGATGAAGGGCCGGATATCGGTGGACCCTTCGGACCATACCGCCAAAGTGAGCGCCTAGCAATTTACAAAAGTTGGGCCCAAAAGCTGATCGACAGCGGCCGGGCATATGCCGACCCGTATACCGCCGAAGAGCTCCAGGGCCTTAAAGATACCGCCAAAGCCGAAAAACGTGCCTTTTTATACCGAGATCATCGGCCAAAAAACCCACCAATCTGGGATGGTACCACGCCGCTGCGGTTTAAATCTGAGCCAAAAAACTATACCTGGCACGATGAAGTGATGGGGGAGCTTTCAGCTGGGGCTGAAGCGGTTGACGACTTCATTCTTATAAAATCTGACGGTTTTCCAACTTATAATTTTGCGCATATTGTTGATGACGCCGAAATGCAGATTACCCACATTATTCGCGGGCAAGAATTCATTGCCAGCCAGCCAAATTACCTCAATCTGTATGAAGCGCTGGGCTTGACGCCACCGGTATTTGCCACCGTGCCGCACATTCTGGCCGCCACTGGTGGTAAAAAGCTTAGCAAGCGCGATGGCGCCAAGGATGTGCTCGACTACCTAGCGGACGGGATCACCAAAGAAGCTCTGATTAACTTTATCGCCTCACTCGGCTGGAACGATGGCACTGAGCAAGAAGTATTTTCTGAAGCCGAATTAATTGAAAAATTTAGCCTCGACCGCGTACAGCGCAGCGGCGCCCGCTTCGATGAACAACGGCTTTTGTGGCTCAATGGCCAGTGGATTCGCCGTTTAAGCTTGGATGAACTACATAGCCGGAGCATATCTTTCTGGCCCAAAGAAGCCAACAACGCGCCCGAGGTCTATAAAAAGCAGGTATTAGCCCTGGTACAAGATCGGCTCAAAACCTTGGCCGACCTGCCATTATTGACGCGCTACTTCTTTGCTGAGCCAACCCCCGATCTTAGCCTAATTACGGGTAATAAACAGCTCAAAAAGCTTACCCCCGAAGAACAAAAAGCTTTGCTTCAAACATGCCTTGATAGCCTTGAAGCCACCGACTTTACCCCCGAAGCCTTGCAAGAAGCCTTGAACAAGCTACTTGAAACAACTGGCCAAAAACCTGGCATCCTATTTGGGCTGCTGCGGATAGTGACCACTTGGGCACCCTTTAGCCCCGGCCTAGCCGAAACCATGGCGCTACTTGGCAAAGAGCGCGTGCTTGAACGCATTCGCAATTTCATGACAGCCTAA
- a CDS encoding DUF3048 domain-containing protein gives MQQKQILALWQKLKTQTHRLLGDHTTVRYFFLALGGIVAVGVLLLVLVNQPLPESHTGYSYQPPPEKRHYSPLTGLEVKDEAATKQAATAIMIENSPDARPQSGLKESGVVFEAIAEGGITRFQVIYQQEKPQLIGPVRSLRPYYLAWAAPFDASIAHVGGSFLSLQEVRGGGYRDIDQFFNDGAYWRAADREAPHNVYTSFRHLDALNRAKKYTTSKVQGFLRQEIPKTGATPAPTQGKKATAIQVNISSPTYNSSYTYDARAKNYPRSQGGQPHLDREKGRIAPKVVVVMKVKMSLGFEDGWREQIQFIGSGEAYIFQEGKVVEGTWRKNHKRQQIQFLTKAGQPIPLVRGQTWVTALPSDRSVTWQ, from the coding sequence ATGCAGCAAAAACAAATACTAGCCCTTTGGCAAAAGCTAAAAACCCAGACTCACAGGTTACTAGGTGATCACACCACCGTTCGGTACTTCTTCTTGGCGCTAGGGGGTATTGTTGCGGTTGGAGTGCTGCTGCTGGTTTTAGTTAATCAACCGCTTCCCGAATCTCACACAGGTTATAGTTACCAGCCGCCACCAGAAAAACGCCATTATTCGCCACTGACTGGCCTTGAAGTAAAAGACGAAGCCGCTACCAAGCAAGCCGCCACAGCCATCATGATCGAAAACAGCCCCGACGCTCGGCCACAATCTGGCCTAAAGGAATCGGGCGTCGTGTTTGAAGCCATCGCCGAAGGTGGCATTACGCGCTTTCAGGTCATCTACCAGCAAGAAAAGCCGCAGCTCATTGGGCCAGTGCGTAGCTTGCGGCCATATTATTTAGCCTGGGCAGCGCCGTTTGACGCCAGTATTGCTCACGTTGGCGGGAGCTTTTTGTCGCTGCAAGAAGTGCGCGGCGGAGGCTATCGAGATATCGACCAGTTCTTTAACGATGGCGCCTACTGGCGAGCCGCCGACCGCGAAGCGCCGCACAATGTGTATACCAGTTTTCGCCATCTCGATGCCCTAAATCGAGCCAAGAAATATACCACTTCAAAAGTACAGGGCTTTTTGCGGCAAGAGATCCCCAAGACAGGCGCTACACCTGCACCAACACAAGGCAAAAAGGCCACCGCCATCCAGGTGAATATTTCAAGCCCTACCTATAATTCCAGCTACACCTACGACGCCCGGGCTAAAAACTATCCGCGCTCGCAGGGCGGACAGCCGCACCTCGACCGCGAAAAAGGCCGCATCGCGCCAAAAGTAGTGGTGGTTATGAAAGTCAAAATGAGTTTGGGCTTCGAAGATGGTTGGCGCGAGCAAATTCAGTTTATCGGCAGTGGGGAGGCCTATATTTTCCAAGAAGGTAAGGTGGTTGAAGGCACTTGGCGCAAAAACCACAAACGCCAGCAAATTCAGTTTCTCACAAAAGCTGGCCAGCCAATTCCACTAGTGCGTGGCCAAACCTGGGTCACGGCACTTCCGAGTGACCGGAGCGTCACATGGCAGTAA
- a CDS encoding ATP-binding protein: MAVKLKNFHARFQVKLLLVGFLLQVLVGVLLYFWLQSAPTTFGIASHDYLLLFFLPFSLLEVMAIAITIAIATEPTKLIADAVTHASNSANQEAPLPVNEERYIRSGLKDLVLAIYGLAARPLAGGGKKDTSSSLYRHIFSQLPFGIIVLDASRTIIHYNVAAPLRENPTDFRAINLLFDQNNSLETWLKNSEENGIATEQAWSRVAEKTDTGERRYYDVFASYHKNGSAGVETIIMTIDRTKDYGPDEEHMEFIALAAHELRGPITVIRGYLDVLADELADKLAPDQKALMDRLSVSANRLSGYVNNILGAARYDRRHLKLYLYEQRPSQLFAGVSDDLQLRAHTLNRLLAADIPADLPTVAADKTSIGEVVVNLVDNAIKYSNEGGQIVISARVAGEFVEFSVQDFGIGIPAPIIQKLFTKFYRSHRSRETAAGSGLGLYISKAIVESHGGTISVRSTEGHGSTFSFTLPIYKTVADKLAASNNSNEGIIENSNGWIRNHAMYRG; encoded by the coding sequence ATGGCAGTAAAACTCAAGAACTTCCATGCCCGTTTTCAAGTAAAGTTACTCTTAGTTGGTTTTTTGCTGCAAGTATTGGTTGGGGTGCTACTGTATTTTTGGCTACAATCGGCGCCAACCACTTTTGGCATAGCCAGCCATGACTATTTGCTCTTATTTTTCCTGCCGTTCAGCTTGCTTGAGGTCATGGCAATTGCTATAACCATTGCCATTGCCACCGAACCCACAAAACTGATTGCCGACGCCGTGACGCACGCGAGTAACAGCGCCAACCAAGAGGCGCCGCTACCGGTGAATGAGGAAAGGTACATTCGCAGCGGCCTCAAAGACCTCGTGCTGGCTATTTACGGACTGGCCGCTCGGCCGCTCGCTGGCGGAGGCAAAAAAGACACTTCAAGCTCGCTCTATCGCCATATTTTTTCTCAGCTGCCATTTGGCATTATCGTGCTCGACGCTAGCCGTACTATCATTCACTATAATGTCGCGGCGCCTTTGCGCGAAAACCCGACCGACTTCCGAGCAATAAATTTATTGTTCGACCAAAATAACTCGCTTGAAACCTGGCTTAAAAACAGCGAAGAAAACGGTATCGCCACCGAACAGGCCTGGAGCCGAGTCGCCGAAAAAACTGACACCGGCGAACGCCGTTATTACGATGTGTTTGCCTCGTACCATAAAAATGGCTCCGCTGGCGTGGAAACCATCATCATGACCATCGACCGCACCAAAGACTACGGCCCCGACGAAGAACACATGGAATTCATCGCCCTGGCAGCCCACGAACTGCGCGGGCCAATCACGGTTATCCGCGGCTATTTAGATGTGCTGGCCGATGAGCTCGCCGATAAACTTGCGCCCGACCAAAAGGCTCTTATGGACCGCCTGAGCGTGTCTGCCAATCGCTTAAGCGGCTACGTTAACAATATCCTCGGCGCTGCCCGTTACGATCGCCGACATCTTAAGCTGTATCTTTACGAACAACGCCCGAGTCAATTATTTGCTGGCGTCAGCGACGACCTACAGCTACGGGCCCACACCTTAAATCGACTTCTGGCAGCCGACATCCCCGCCGATCTGCCTACTGTTGCTGCCGATAAAACCAGTATTGGCGAAGTGGTTGTTAACTTGGTGGATAACGCCATCAAATACAGCAACGAAGGCGGCCAAATTGTCATCAGCGCCAGGGTAGCGGGGGAGTTTGTCGAGTTTAGTGTGCAAGATTTTGGCATTGGCATCCCGGCGCCAATCATCCAAAAATTGTTCACTAAATTTTACCGTTCACACCGCTCGCGCGAAACAGCCGCCGGTTCGGGTCTGGGGTTATACATTTCAAAGGCCATCGTTGAATCGCATGGCGGCACCATAAGCGTTCGTAGCACCGAAGGACACGGTTCAACCTTTAGTTTCACGCTGCCAATCTATAAAACCGTTGCCGATAAGCTCGCCGCAAGCAATAATAGTAACGAAGGCATTATAGAAAATTCAAACGGCTGGATCCGCAACCACGCCATGTATCGGGGGTGA
- a CDS encoding response regulator codes for MTDIRTVLCIEDDRFIGEMYVRSLRKAGYEVDWVVSGSDAIAAATSKHYDLLLLDIMLPEKKGNEILEKLRGKDGDKIPHSRIIVLTNFDQDEESRLAMQSRADAYLIKADITPRKLLEIIETLKK; via the coding sequence ATGACAGATATTCGTACAGTACTATGCATCGAAGACGACCGCTTTATCGGTGAAATGTATGTCCGCAGCTTACGGAAAGCCGGCTACGAGGTTGACTGGGTAGTCAGCGGCAGCGACGCAATTGCGGCCGCCACCAGTAAACACTACGACTTACTTTTGCTTGATATTATGCTGCCCGAAAAAAAGGGCAACGAAATTCTCGAAAAGTTACGCGGCAAAGACGGCGACAAAATCCCTCATAGCCGTATTATCGTGCTGACCAACTTTGATCAAGATGAAGAATCGCGCTTGGCGATGCAGAGTAGGGCAGACGCCTATTTGATTAAAGCAGATATTACCCCACGCAAGTTGCTTGAAATTATCGAAACACTCAAAAAATAA
- a CDS encoding monodechloroaminopyrrolnitrin synthase PrnB family protein, with amino-acid sequence MARRDPLKIDQAMRILPELNAEGDVKGLEVVTREALEESQRQVNMSQTDALAIIRDMDFLASSLLRHEVHPFEAMPELEAELLRVSEAAKTVPRGTVFTYTAANPAGDRRRSFTGTPEEEVFIDAVSRSIVALDGAVDNIGNISTYGRESSLVAALNDSGVAMDEMVRSIIEVKRTVTPEFFSSQMRPYFESLTIGDKKYTGSGGAQIQLVAIDFMLWGCEEQDPDYLAFFAENVGYLTPVQQRAIENYLENNGDRSVVSLITQEPEMGDDSRQAALDLLRKIRKFRYPHRKIAQDNFKLRPDDAVGSGSYKPDILDVLIDKTERAIARVEGSRHE; translated from the coding sequence GTGGCTAGACGTGACCCGCTTAAGATTGATCAGGCGATGAGAATACTGCCTGAGCTGAACGCTGAAGGTGATGTCAAGGGGCTTGAGGTTGTCACTAGAGAGGCTCTTGAGGAGAGCCAGCGGCAAGTTAATATGTCGCAAACTGATGCGCTTGCGATAATCCGGGACATGGATTTTCTGGCAAGTTCGCTGCTCCGTCACGAAGTGCATCCTTTTGAAGCAATGCCAGAGCTAGAAGCAGAACTTTTAAGGGTAAGTGAAGCTGCAAAAACGGTTCCGCGAGGTACAGTTTTTACTTATACGGCAGCTAATCCGGCTGGTGATCGCAGACGCTCTTTTACGGGCACGCCTGAAGAAGAAGTGTTTATTGATGCCGTTAGCAGAAGTATTGTGGCTTTAGACGGTGCAGTTGATAACATTGGCAATATTTCTACCTACGGGCGCGAAAGCAGCCTTGTCGCTGCTCTCAATGATTCTGGCGTAGCAATGGATGAGATGGTACGTTCAATCATTGAAGTTAAGCGGACGGTGACGCCGGAGTTCTTCTCTTCCCAAATGCGTCCCTATTTTGAATCCTTAACGATTGGCGATAAAAAATACACAGGTTCAGGCGGCGCGCAAATACAATTGGTCGCAATCGATTTTATGCTGTGGGGATGCGAAGAGCAAGACCCTGATTATCTCGCTTTCTTTGCGGAAAACGTAGGTTATCTCACCCCTGTCCAGCAAAGAGCTATCGAGAATTATCTTGAAAACAATGGCGATAGAAGCGTTGTGAGCCTCATTACTCAAGAGCCTGAAATGGGTGACGACTCCCGCCAAGCAGCACTTGATCTCCTAAGAAAGATCAGAAAATTCCGTTATCCACACCGAAAAATTGCCCAAGACAACTTCAAACTACGGCCTGATGATGCCGTAGGTAGCGGTTCGTATAAGCCCGACATTCTAGACGTACTGATTGATAAAACTGAACGAGCTATAGCTCGGGTTGAGGGGTCACGACATGAATAA
- a CDS encoding AAA family ATPase, with translation MSEIIKPKIVYPVGHHASGKTEFCDYLAEEHGFRVIETGSMMRRLYRGREEEYQNLDIKDYVKQKLADDENFFDAYLNNLIRGAEEDSNLVAVNGMRSYDNIQKLKASRPHAQHEIVWIDAPSQLLYERYLKREKVQMSFEEFCDLLEVDLALGLGEVEGVADYRIENTGSVVELKAKSEEVLRLIASKAIELY, from the coding sequence ATGTCTGAAATAATTAAACCCAAGATCGTTTATCCAGTAGGCCACCATGCTTCTGGAAAGACGGAATTCTGTGACTATTTAGCTGAGGAGCATGGTTTCCGAGTCATTGAAACCGGCTCAATGATGAGACGATTATACAGGGGTAGAGAGGAGGAATATCAAAATCTAGATATTAAAGACTACGTAAAACAAAAGCTCGCCGACGACGAGAACTTCTTTGACGCTTATTTGAATAATCTAATAAGGGGTGCTGAAGAAGACAGTAACCTAGTAGCAGTTAATGGGATGCGGTCATACGATAATATCCAGAAGCTCAAGGCTTCACGGCCGCATGCGCAACATGAAATTGTTTGGATTGATGCGCCTAGCCAATTGCTGTATGAGCGCTACCTGAAACGCGAAAAGGTTCAAATGTCGTTCGAAGAGTTCTGTGATCTGCTTGAAGTTGACTTGGCGTTAGGCTTAGGAGAAGTAGAGGGCGTTGCAGATTATAGGATCGAAAATACGGGCTCAGTAGTTGAGCTAAAAGCGAAATCGGAAGAAGTGCTACGGCTGATTGCCAGTAAAGCTATAGAGCTTTACTAA
- a CDS encoding non-canonical purine NTP pyrophosphatase, protein MTNQIYLLTGNQGKIDAANLIFNRYDIQVLPLDLDIPEIQAASSVEIARAMALEAFKRTGKPVIREDHSFFIDELGFPGPFMAYIDKAISVEQLLKIVDTLESRDAHFELAACYVDAEGEAHDFSYSVPITLGHEIKGTDKLRWERLMMFKRDTKTFAELDKDDRAEVWTKNYEQIAELISKAL, encoded by the coding sequence ATGACTAACCAGATATACTTACTTACCGGCAATCAGGGCAAAATTGACGCAGCTAATCTCATTTTCAACCGTTACGATATTCAGGTTCTGCCATTAGACCTTGATATTCCAGAGATTCAAGCCGCTTCTAGCGTTGAGATTGCCCGCGCAATGGCGCTAGAGGCATTCAAACGCACAGGCAAACCCGTTATCCGTGAAGATCACAGCTTCTTTATTGACGAGCTGGGTTTTCCAGGACCGTTTATGGCTTACATTGATAAAGCCATCTCGGTCGAACAACTGCTTAAAATCGTCGATACGCTAGAAAGCCGGGATGCGCACTTTGAGCTTGCGGCTTGTTACGTTGATGCCGAAGGCGAAGCCCATGACTTTTCTTACTCGGTTCCTATCACACTTGGTCATGAAATTAAAGGTACAGACAAGCTTCGCTGGGAAAGGCTTATGATGTTCAAGAGGGATACCAAAACCTTTGCTGAACTTGACAAAGATGATCGGGCCGAAGTGTGGACGAAGAATTACGAACAAATTGCTGAACTTATTAGTAAAGCTCTATAG
- a CDS encoding class I SAM-dependent methyltransferase, whose protein sequence is MEKDYKFWNDNSNVKYFKGKPADPLMVEYLKRYPDKEAAGIKALDLGCGGGRHTELLVTKGFQTYAVDINSAMLEATKARVDALKLDNTPEIKEGSITEIPFQDNFFDIVITTGVLHQAKSQEEYRQAISELSRVCKKGAIILLNIFTNRDLDPTYTYLDDERTVVQTKEGLLMTLLPKELFYSMMKDAGLFLEEEYIEELKEENTGPRTVLRARFVKR, encoded by the coding sequence ATGGAAAAAGATTATAAATTCTGGAATGATAATTCAAACGTAAAGTACTTTAAAGGCAAGCCCGCTGACCCTTTAATGGTTGAATACTTGAAACGATACCCAGATAAAGAGGCCGCTGGAATAAAAGCGCTGGACTTGGGCTGTGGTGGTGGTCGCCATACTGAGCTGCTCGTGACTAAAGGGTTCCAAACTTACGCAGTGGATATCAATTCGGCGATGTTGGAAGCAACGAAGGCTCGTGTTGATGCTTTAAAGTTAGATAATACGCCAGAGATTAAAGAAGGAAGCATTACTGAGATTCCCTTTCAGGATAACTTCTTTGATATTGTGATTACTACAGGTGTGCTTCATCAAGCCAAGTCTCAAGAAGAGTACAGGCAAGCAATAAGTGAACTTAGCCGGGTATGCAAAAAAGGGGCGATTATTCTACTAAATATCTTCACAAACAGAGATTTAGACCCAACCTATACATATCTTGACGACGAGCGTACAGTCGTACAGACGAAGGAAGGCTTGCTAATGACGCTTCTTCCAAAAGAGCTTTTCTATTCAATGATGAAGGATGCGGGATTATTTTTGGAAGAAGAATACATTGAAGAACTCAAAGAGGAAAACACGGGCCCTCGAACGGTATTAAGAGCACGTTTTGTAAAGAGATAG
- a CDS encoding class I SAM-dependent methyltransferase, whose translation MMKDQSDKFYFNNPDIWELLRGHSLDKETRFINKVIGDQAPLKILDIGCGSGMHADRLQKLGHDVTGIDLNKNMVRYAKEHYPDCTFLEMNMTDIGQFKDKFDVIICICTTLCYVTDNDALDKFLKDVSELLNPGGKFIFDVFNPIAYLEKLPFDGNYFGESKEGYTEAGLKLIAHHEIDEASQILTETKTVETEDGKLNSNVTKFRMFFPQEIRYLLSRGDFVDIEQYGKYISDYKKLDSTRIVTVCKKDLV comes from the coding sequence ATGATGAAAGATCAATCTGACAAATTTTATTTCAATAATCCGGATATTTGGGAGTTGTTAAGGGGTCATAGTTTAGATAAAGAGACTCGGTTTATTAACAAAGTCATCGGAGATCAGGCACCTTTAAAAATACTGGACATCGGTTGCGGCTCAGGGATGCATGCTGATAGGCTTCAGAAATTAGGCCATGACGTGACGGGGATTGACCTTAATAAAAACATGGTACGTTATGCGAAAGAGCACTACCCCGACTGCACATTCCTTGAAATGAATATGACCGACATTGGCCAATTTAAAGACAAGTTTGATGTAATTATTTGCATCTGCACCACTCTTTGCTATGTAACTGATAATGATGCGCTGGACAAGTTTCTAAAGGATGTAAGTGAACTATTAAACCCTGGCGGCAAGTTTATTTTTGACGTCTTCAATCCTATCGCATACCTAGAGAAATTGCCCTTTGATGGTAATTACTTTGGTGAAAGTAAAGAAGGCTACACTGAAGCTGGTTTAAAGCTCATAGCCCATCACGAAATTGATGAAGCATCCCAAATACTCACCGAAACAAAAACAGTAGAAACAGAAGATGGCAAACTAAACTCCAACGTAACTAAGTTTCGGATGTTTTTCCCACAAGAGATAAGATACCTATTGTCCCGAGGGGACTTCGTGGATATCGAACAGTATGGAAAATATATCAGCGACTATAAAAAGCTGGATAGTACCCGAATTGTCACCGTGTGTAAGAAGGATTTGGTATGA